A genome region from Bacteroidota bacterium includes the following:
- a CDS encoding acetyl-CoA carboxylase carboxyltransferase subunit alpha, giving the protein MLDFEKAILDQEDKIQKLKESKIDKEQKSNEIKQLKSELHQLKKNIYSNLSGWQKVQLSRPPDRPYTMDYIDHICTDFIELHGDRNGGDDAAIVGGFANFNDQTVMIIGHQKGRSMKEKQKRNFGMSNPEGYRKALRLMKMAEKFNKPIITLIDTPGASPGLEAEAHGQAEAIATNLQEMMMLKVPVISIIIGEGAAGGALAMAICDRMLMLENTWFSVISPEVCSSILWNNWDHKEKAADQMKLTAQDLCNFKLIDGKVKEPLGGAHKDPEKVYLNLKKEVIKHLDELKAISPQKRIDNRIAKYTNIGIYEEIKS; this is encoded by the coding sequence ATGCTTGATTTTGAAAAAGCGATTCTTGACCAGGAAGATAAAATTCAAAAACTGAAAGAATCGAAAATAGATAAAGAGCAAAAAAGCAACGAGATCAAGCAACTGAAATCTGAATTACACCAGCTCAAAAAAAATATCTATTCCAACCTTTCGGGTTGGCAAAAGGTACAATTGTCCCGCCCCCCTGACCGTCCCTACACCATGGACTATATCGACCATATTTGCACTGATTTTATTGAACTTCATGGCGATAGAAATGGTGGAGATGATGCAGCCATTGTAGGTGGTTTTGCAAATTTTAATGACCAAACAGTCATGATTATCGGACACCAAAAGGGACGTTCGATGAAAGAAAAACAAAAACGTAATTTCGGTATGTCGAATCCCGAAGGCTACCGAAAAGCATTGCGATTGATGAAAATGGCAGAAAAATTCAACAAGCCAATCATTACCTTGATCGACACCCCGGGAGCATCACCAGGACTGGAAGCAGAAGCACATGGTCAGGCAGAAGCCATTGCAACTAATTTACAGGAAATGATGATGCTTAAAGTTCCTGTCATTTCCATCATTATCGGAGAAGGAGCTGCAGGAGGTGCATTGGCTATGGCTATTTGCGATCGCATGTTAATGTTGGAAAACACTTGGTTTTCAGTTATTTCACCAGAGGTTTGTTCATCTATTTTATGGAATAATTGGGATCATAAGGAAAAAGCTGCCGATCAAATGAAGTTAACTGCACAAGACTTATGCAATTTTAAACTCATTGATGGAAAGGTCAAAGAACCTTTAGGAGGTGCACATAAAGATCCTGAAAAAGTTTATTTAAATCTCAAGAAAGAAGTTATTAAACATTTGGATGAACTAAAAGCAATCAGTCCTCAAAAACGAATTGATAATCGAATTGCTAAGTATACGAATATTGGTATTTACGAAGAAATTAAAAGCTAA